In Diadema setosum chromosome 19, eeDiaSeto1, whole genome shotgun sequence, a genomic segment contains:
- the LOC140242897 gene encoding tumor necrosis factor alpha-induced protein 3-like produces MTPHPEDKPSAREKRSPLDLPPRVGDADLQKVARIWEQVKHSFHKSHDPFRPNSYVGEMNSYTASLPYFWDTYSQDFVGYLKQELVDLTFETVLTYRGILNPLPGPVAPLYPMATTGDGNCLLHAISLALWGVEDTELHLRKLLHEVMKGEFARDNKARWKRDRSRYDTANIPTSGFRYNSMEWSTEWDIVVDISSPNRRMDSPMGLPYACLEEFHIFVMANILRRPIIVLADNMWRNAVGASLQPLNFSGVYLPLAWEPEDCFRYPIVLAFHQMHFTPLFCTAPIPYGKGAQQWNYVVPLANYGAAPLTVHFLTEEEEVHEEILLRRYLQLESIPELRGVHFAKLSTKTLPPELDVFDAYMRLADVKYRFYAEEQFNPENAKVLREAGVMSACNTRQLREKMLQADARHSEMSIPGKAFSRDALGSPATSITGPPSTGLHLPEPAVHSKQSDTACATAGCRYQKAEPSDEYCLCCLAQTQSGVEKTSSERCLTPQCLNSGERDYQGYCKVCFEQTNFMNDEAPSANSRRKANIVAQVQTSSLNKLQARGPPDVDQSWQQTGDLNTNIINKLTVGSKKCVQPDCEFTGHPKYEGMCSKCFKASRGETNSGTFVFDPSEEVGQSELGAAPAVGPLMTELMPVVGKQKCLVPECELTGRPDKEGLCSGCYLMQAEVCKQLGKDESRKSSSSPMVLAQISPSQSHIQQQHLWNQAVPRKCRTERCEMFATPTQDGLCSKCFKEAMAERVGPPSPSRLPPSPSRLAQIKDRPRGTVQPQGPLCFTVKKNMCAIPGCSGVRIGLGGGDMCMRHYEEHYARKASGKRTPSPLPLAAMPAARVQPTAPPPSIYSHSSGNAHTLPKATKSGQRCLHPKCGEPAAPPNFVVCHGCMRFVARVNQILTGIQDTQKEPLAEERSSFTKYHPNGDSHANLGRPRYNSDNLMLENLNMDISEAEKKSVKIFIGGKRPCKTHGGCPFKECGDPKYDGRCEACFDHDVVAQYSQIGHSRTAPVQKTGRQTHLAPNSQSEVIISTGTGAGSGKRAVSPSNFVKCVTFGCEKQANLQVLDGYCNDCYPTYKRVEEPSYGTKKKSAAQKSAVPKSAASKSQQQAAKKKTYKTELGAKVDPCRKPGCKNYGNDQCQGFCNGCFGEQFSED; encoded by the exons ATGACGCCGCATCCAGAAGACAAACCCTCCGCTCGAGAGAAGCGCTCGCCTCTCGATCTTCCACCCAGAGTGGGGGACGCCGACCTGCAGAAAGTGGCGAGGATCTGGGAACAGGTCAAACACAGTTTCCACAAGTCCCATGACCCATTCAGACCTAATTCCTACGTTGGG GAAATGAACTCCTACACAGCGTCGCTCCCGTACTTCTGGGATACCTACTCGCAGGACTTTGTTGGGTATCTGAAACAAGAACTCGTGGATCTCACCTTTGAAACTGTCTTGACATACCGCGGCATCCTGAACCCACTCCCAGGACCCGTAGCTCCTCTCTACCCCATGGCCACCACAG GTGATGGTAATTGTTTGCTTCATGCGATCTCGCTGGCCTTGTGGGGAGTCGAAGACACCGAGCTCCACCTTCGAAAGTTGCTTCACGAGGTAATGAAGGGGGAGTTTGCCCGCGACAACAAGGCACGATGGAAGCGCGATCGCAGCCGGTACGACACGGCCAACATTCCAACGAGCGGGTTCCGCTACAACTCCATG GAGTGGTCCACCGAGTGGGACATTGTTGTGGATATTTCCAGTCCCAATCGCAGGATGGACTCGCCAATGGGATTGCCGTACGCCTGCCTGGAAGAGTTCCACATCTTTGTCATGGCCAACATCCTGCGACGGCCGATCATTGTCCTGGCGGACAACATGTGGCGGAATGCTGTCGGCGCCTCTCTTCAGCCCCTCAATTTCTCTGGTGTTTACCTGCCGCTTGCCTGGGAACCAGAGGACTGCTTCAGATACCCCATTGTCTTGGCTTTCCACCAGATGCACTTCACTCCTCTTTTCTGCACTGCCCCCATTCCTTACGGCAAGGGAGCCCAGCAGTGGAACTATGTGGTGCCCTTGGCTAACTACGGGGCGGCACCCCTGACCGTCCATTTCCTGACAGAAGAAGAGGAGGTCCATGAGGAGATTCTCTTGAGAAGGTATCTGCAGCTTGAGTCCATACCAGAGCTTCGTGGAGTCCACTTTGCTAAGCTGTCCACCAAGACGCTACCGCCGGAGCTGGATGTGTTTGATGCATACATGCGGCTGGCAGATGTGAAGTACAGATTTTACGCCGAGGAGCAGTTCAACCCGGAGAACGCCAAGGTGCTGAGGGAGGCAGGCGTTATGTCGGCCTGTAATACCAGGCAGCTACGGGAGAAGATGCTACAAGCTGATGCTAGGCACTCTGAGATGAGCATCCCTGGAAAAGCCTTCAGCAGGGATGCCCTAGGGTCACCTGCAACATCCATAACTGGCCCTCCATCAACAGGCCTGCACCTTCCAGAGCCAGCAGTACACTCTAAGCAGAGTGACACTGCCTGTGCAACAGCAGGGTGCCGCTACCAAAAGGCAGAGCCTAGTGATGAGTACTGCCTTTGCTGTCTCGCGCAAACGCAGTCAGGCGTGGAGAAGACTAGCAGTGAGAGATGCCTGACACCACAGTGCCTAAACAGTGGAGAGAGGGACTACCAAGGATACTGCAAAGTGTGCTTTGAGCAGACAAACTTCATGAACGACGAAGCGCCTTCAGCAAATTCTCGAAGGAAAGCCAATATTGTTGCCCAGGTACAAACTTCAAGCTTGAATAAGCTGCAAGCCAGGGGACCACCTGATGTAGACCAGTCGTGGCAGCAGACTGGAGATCTCAACACAAACATAATCAATAAACTTACCGTAGGCAGCAAGAAGTGTGTCCAGCCAGACTGTGAGTTCACTGGGCATCCGAAATATGAAGGTATGTGCAGCAAGTGCTTCAAGGCAAGCCGAGGAGAGACTAACTCTGGAACATTTGTGTTTGACCCGAGTGAAGAAGTGGGGCAGAGTGAGCTGGGAGCTGCTCCTGCTGTTGGGCCTCTCATGACAGAGCTTATGCCTGTGGTTGGAAAACAGAAGTGTCTTGTACCTGAATGCGAATTGACAGGTCGTCCAGACAAGGAAGGATTATGTAGTGGATGCTACCTGATGCAGGCAGAGGTGTGTAAACAGCTTGGCAAGGATGAAAGCAGGAAGAGTTCATCATCTCCAATGGTCCTAGCCCAAATAAGTCCCAGCCAAAGCCACATTCAACAGCAGCACCTTTGGAACCAGGCCGTTCCCAGGAAATGTAGGACAGAGAGGTGCGAGATGTTTGCCACACCCACTCAGGACGGTCTCTGCTCCAAGTGTTTCAAGGAAGCCATGGCAGAGAGGGTTGGCCCACCCAGCCCATCACGGCTGCCTCCAAGCCCTTCTCGGCTCGCCCAGATCAAGGACCGGCCGAGGGGAACCGTTCAGCCCCAGGGCCCCTTGTGCTTCACTGTGAAAAAGAACATGTGTGCGATCCCGGGATGCAGTGGGGTTCGCATTGGACTTGGTGGAGGTGACATGTGCATGAGGCACTATGAAGAACACTACGCGAGAAAAGCTTCTGGGAAGCGAACCCCGTCACCCCTTCCTTTGGCAGCCATGCCTGCTGCACGAGTGCAACCCACTGCTCCACCGCCCAGCATCTACTCCCATTCCTCCGGAAATGCACACACCCTGCCCAAAGCGACCAAGTCTGGACAGCGCTGCCTGCACCCCAAGTGCGGCGAACCAGCTGCCCCGCCCAACTTTGTTGTTTGCCATGGTTGCATGCGGTTTGTGGCACGCGTCAATCAAATTCTAACAGGCATCCAGGATACCCAAAAGGAACCCTTGGCAGAAGAGAGATCTTCATTTACCAAGTATCATCCCAATGGAGACAGCCATGCCAACCTGGGTAGACCTCGGTACAATTCAGATAATCTGATGTTGGAAAATCTGA ATATGGACATTTCTGAAGCTGAGAAAAAGAGTGTCAAGATATTCATTGGAGGCAAGAGGCCCTGCAAAACCCACGGAG GCTGTCCATTTAAAGAGTGTGGCGATCCCAAATATGATGGGCGTTGTGAGGCATGTTTTGATCATGATGTGGTCGCCCAGTACAGCCAGATCGGTCACAGCAGGACGGCCCCTGTGCAGAAGACAGGACGCCAGACCCATCTCGCCCCGAATTCACAGTCTGAAGTCATCATCTCGACTGGGACTGGAGCGGGCAGCGGCAAGCGCGCTGTGTCCCCGTCCAACTTCGTGAAGTGCGTAACGTTCGGCTGCGAGAAACAGGCCAATCTGCAAGTCCTAGACGGCTACTGCAATGATTGTTACCCCACCTACAAAAGAGTGGAGGAGCCGAGCTATGGTACAAAGAAGAAGTCCGCCGCGCAAAAGTCCGCTGTGCCAAAGTCCGCCGCGTCAAAGTCCCAGCAGCAGGCAGCCAAGAAGAAGACATACAAGACAGAACTGGGTGCCAAGGTTGACCCTTGTAGGAAGCCTGGTTGCAAGAACTACGGCAATGACCAATGTCAAGGCTTCTGCAATGGCTGCTTCGGGGAACAGTTTAGCGAGGATTGA